Proteins encoded by one window of Mauremys mutica isolate MM-2020 ecotype Southern chromosome 25, ASM2049712v1, whole genome shotgun sequence:
- the ACE gene encoding angiotensin-converting enzyme isoform X5, whose amino-acid sequence MLEKNLEMSAHTLKHGTQARQFDYSDFQDQSVKRILKKLSDIERAALPELELKEYNNILSDMETTYSVAKVCKGQDKCYPLDPDLTDILAKSRDYDELLFSWKGWRDASGKEIKSKYKRYVELSNKAARLNGYTDNGAFWRSLYETPTFEADLERLYQQLQPLYLNLHAYVRRALYKKYGGERVNLKGPIPAHLLGNMWAQSWSNIFDLVMPYPSATKVDATPAMQTQGWTPERMFRESDKFFTSLGLIPMPPEFWAKSMIEKPAGREVVCHASAWDFYNRQDFRIKQCTVVNMDDLITVHHEMGHVQYFLQYKDQPISFRDGANPGFHEAIGDVMALSVSTPKHLHSISLLDQVEDNNESDINYLMSIALDKIAFLPFGYLMDQWRWKVFDGRIQEDEYNQQWWNLRLKYQGLCPPVPRSEDDFDPGAKFHIPANVPYVRYFVSFVIQFQFHQALCKAAGDTGPLHKCDIYQSKEAGTLLANAMKLGYSKPWPEAMQLITGQPNMSADALMTYFKPLTDWLIQENTRNGETLGWPEYNWTPYAGSSNSSGGGQAPSSASAKVSFLGMSLDSKQAAAGQWVLLVLGLLLLIATIVLGVKFRSSRRKAHKSSSEMELK is encoded by the exons ATG CTGGAGAAAAACCTGGAGATGTCAGCCCACACCCTGAAGCACGGCACGCAGGCCCGGCAGTTCGACTACTCTGACTTCCAGGACCAGAGCGTCAAGCGCATCCTGAAGAAACTGAGCGACATTGAGAGAGCCGCCCTGCCTGAGCTGGAGCTGAAGGAG TACAACAACATCCTCTCGGACATGGAGACCACATACAGCGTAGCCAAGGTCTGCAAGGGACAGGACAAGTGCTATCCATTGGATCCTG ACCTCACCGACATCCTCGCCAAGTCGCGGGATTACGACGAGCTCCTCTTCTCCTGGAAGGGCTGGCGGGACGCCTCCGGGAAGGAAATCAAAAGCAAATACAAGAGATACGTGGAGCTGAGCAACAAGGCAGCCAGGCTCAATG GTTACACGGACAACGGGGCCTTCTGGAGATCCCTCTACGAAACGCCCACCTTCGAAGCCGACCTGGAGCGGCTctaccagcagctgcagcccctgtacCTCAACCTCCATGCCTACGTGCGCCGTGCCCTCTACAAGAAATACGGGGGGGAGCGCGTCAACCTGAAGGgccccatcccagctcacctGCTCG GGAATATGTGGGCCCAGTCGTGGTCCAACATTTTTGACCTGGTGATGCCCTACCCTAGTGCCACTAAAGTGGATGCCACCCCGGCCATGCAAACACAG GGCTGGACCCCGGAGAGGATGTTTCGAGAGTCGGATAAGTTCTTTACCTCCCTGGGCCTGATCCCCATGCCGCCGGAGTTCTGGGCCAAGTCCATGATTGAGAAGCCAGCCGGCCGGGAGGTGGTGTGCCACGCCTCTGCCTGGGACTTCTACAACCGCCAGGACTTCAG GATTAAGCAGTGCACGGTGGTGAACATGGATGACCTGATCACCGTCCACCATGAGATGGGGCACGTCCAGTACTTCCTGCAGTACAAGGACCAGCCCATCTCCTTCCGCGACGGGGCCAACCCCGGCTTCCACGAGGCCATCGGCGACGTCATGGCCCTGTCGGTCTCCACGCCCAAGCACCTGCACAGCATCAGTCTGCTGGATCAAGTGGAGGATAACAACG AGAGTGACATTAACTACCTGATGAGCATTGCCCTGGATAAGATCGCCTTCCTGCCCTTCGGGTACCTGATGGACCAGTGGCGCTGGAAGGTGTTTGACGGGCGCATTCAGGAGGATGAATATAACCAGCAGTGGTGGAACCTCAG GTTGAAGTACCAAGGGTTGTGCCCACCTGTGCCCAGGTCGGAGGATGACTTTGATCCTGGTGCGAAGTTTCACATCCCGGCCAACGTTCCCTATGTCAG GTACTTTGTCAGTTTTGTGATCCAGTTCCAGTTCCACCAAGCCCTCTGCAAAGCCGCCGGTGACACGGGGCCCCTGCACAAATGTGACATCTACCAGTCCAAGGAAGCCGGAACCCTGCTGGC GAACGCCATGAAGCTGGGTTACAGCAAGCCCTGGCCGGAGGCCATGCAGCTCATCACGGGCCAGCCCAACATGTCGGCCGACGCCCTGATGACCTACTTCAAGCCGCTGACGGACTGGCTGATCCAGGAGAACACCAGGAACGGGGAGACCCTGGGCTGGCCCGAGTACAACTGGACGCCGTACGCGGGTTCTTCCAACTCCAGCGGAGGGG GTCAAGCACCCTCTAGTGCCAGTGCCAAAGTCAGTTTCCTGGGGATGTCACTGGATAGCAAGCAAGCCGCCGCAGGCCAGTGGGTCCTGCTTGTCCTCGGACTCCTCCTCCTCATCGCCACCATCGTCCTGGGAGTCAAATTCCGCTCCTCAAGGAGAAAGGCTCACAAATCCAGCTCGGAAATGGAACTGAAGTAA